One window of Aspergillus oryzae RIB40 DNA, chromosome 3 genomic DNA carries:
- a CDS encoding uncharacterized protein (predicted protein): MAFVDAGGAGVVFVEGIEYSFMEGFFGPPFFFLDRNTAQQKLILQAGKDAEKAQVNNFAQTDSYRILAKCAIDPNKVDAEKTNLDLEEAFKARISLLAPRKSIVH; encoded by the exons ATGGCCTTCGTCGATgccggaggagctggag TTGTATTCGTGGAGGGTATAGAGTACTCATTTATGGAGGGGTTCTTTGGgcctccatttttctttttggacCGCAATACAGCCCAACAGAAGCTCATTCTTCAAGCAGGCAAGGATGCTGAAAAAGCGCAAGTGAACAATTTCGCTCAAACGGACAGCTACAGGATCCTTGCAAAATGCGCCATCGATCCTAACAAGGTAGACGCAGAAAAGACGAACTTGGACTTAGAGGAGGCTTTCAAA GCCCGCATATCACTCCTTGcaccaaggaagagcatcGTCCACTAG